A single Leishmania major strain Friedlin complete genome, chromosome 24 DNA region contains:
- a CDS encoding hypothetical predicted transmembrane protein, whose amino-acid sequence MEKANQAQHSRAPGKQSRSVFLVGVAIMIVILFVIGHMLAMRPITSAEDDMLSSACTHAQLVMREEWVDADTRLAERPNFIVRNRAQLLELYRLRVFVVATEAGVLNVTRVLNSLRNCNYSQRVFPIDIAVHVLGNASAMSFVPWSHGRLDFYAHRLYDNASLSVPILMADVWKPQSDFELGMLLTASAEVSPYWFQWVMSALRHYAPTSTETSIELATDKDSGTGRGRLLSPLSTTLSGLALGMPIAETTVSAVSAFFAPHPSTTSIFTASFWKAMVARAGPGTDVYAAPGNWQAFLNTSTSVPGHDEHRFLYPPLDKFGALACEETTACAIRSLNPSEVAELVNVSALVHKVQRLPEQAT is encoded by the coding sequence ATGGAGAAGGCAAACCAAGCCCAACACAGCCGGGCGCCAGGCAAGCAGAGCCGCTCTGTTTTTCTGGTCGGCGTTGCTATCATGATCGTCATCCTCTTCGTTATCGGCCACATGCTCGCCATGCGCCCTATCACCAGCGCAGAGGATGATatgctcagcagcgcctgcacgcatgcgcagtTGGTAATGCGCGAAGAGTGGGTCGATGCAGACACCCGACTCGCCGAGCGTCCGAACTTCATCGTGCGGAACCGGGCTCAGCTCCTGGAACTTTATCGCCTCCGCGTGTTTGTTGTCGCCACGGAGGCGGGGGTACTCAATGTAACCCGTGTGCTCAACTCCTTGAGAAACTGTAATTATTCGCAGCGTGTGTTTCCCATCGACATCGCCGTGCACGTGCTGGGCAACGCGTCCGCTATGTCGTTTGTGCCCTGGTCTCATGGTCGCCTCGACTTCTACGCGCACCGCCTGTACGACAATGCAAGCCTGTCTGTGCCGATACTGATGGCGGATGTGTGGAAACCGCAGTCGGATTTCGAGCTTGGGATGCTGCTCACAGCCTCGGCGGAAGTGTCTCCGTACTGGTTCCAGTGGGTGATGAGCGCGCTGCGTCACTACGCCCCGACCTCGACAGAGACCTCCATTGAGCTTGCCACCGACAAGGACTCCGGGACTGGGCGGGGTCGGCTGCTCAGCCCGCTGTCGACTACACTGAGCGGTTTGGCGCTGGGTATGCCCATCGCCGAGACAACGGTCAGCGCAGTGTCCGCCTTCTTTGCCCCTCACCCAAGCACAACGTCCATCTTCACAGCTTCCTTTTGGAAGGCTATGGTGGCGCGGGCAGGGCCTGGCACCGACGTCTACGCCGCTCCAGGAAACTGGCAGGCCTTCCTCAACACCTCCACGAGCGTGCCCGGCCACGACGAACACCGGTTCCTGTACCCTCCACTCGACAAGTTCGGGGCGCTGGCCTGCGAGGAGACCACAGCGTGCGCTATACGCTCGCTGAATCCGTCAGAGGTGGCAGAGCTGGTGAACGTCTCGGCGTTGGTGCATAAAGTGCAGCGGTTGCCAGAGCAGGCGACTTAA